GTGTGGTCCAAGAGATGGTCGAGAGTCCCTGGGGGTCACCCTGCAGCCGTGGCCAAAGATGAGCTGCATCACCACTGCAGGTTTGGGGCAGGGGAACCTGGGCAAAACCTGGGCCCTTTGATACCAAGATCCATGCTTGTTCCACCGGACCGCCCCTTGTCCCACAGATGGAAgagcttgtttttcttcttactaTTATTTCCACAGTTGTAATTCTTTCCATAGCTATTCTGCTGCTAGAACAGTGAAATTGGAGGTGAGGGGTCTGGCTTGCGCTGGGTGAGAATGGGGTGGAGGAATCTGTGGGGAAAACTCACCGTGCCTGTGGTTTGAGATCCCggccttcctcctcctttcctctgccCCTTGGGTTTCACCTTTTCACCTCCATCGCATCTCGACAGCTAGTAAGTCTCATGGGCCAGCTCCACCTGCCACCTTagattaggaaaaacaaaaggacaaagaTACTGGCTTTTAATCAGCTCCATTCCGGATTAGGACATGTAGATCCTTCCTGTTTTTGTAGAACATTAGCTATAGGTGCAGAAGAGTATGTATTCTATAGATTATAATAGAATGTAAGTGAGCACATAAAAAAGGGACAGATGGGTATTACAGAATCCCAGAATGATAAAACTGACAGACTTTAAGACCGCCTTGTCCAGATGTTTGCATGACagtgtaaatgtacttaatgccaatgaagtacacttaaaaatggtttaagTGTACTTCATTGGTCTTATGTTGTGTCTATTTTACCacataacttttttaaaagacttcCTTGTCCAGTGCTCCTCTTTAGGTCTGAAaaacagagaggttgagtgactcAGCCATAGCCACACAGCAAGTGAGAGACAAAGCCTTGCCTGGAAACTGCCTTCCTAGCTCTTATCCCCGTGCCTTTTCCCATGACCACAACTATTGTTTGTTGGTGGAAATTAATACAGGAAGTAGTTACTCCTTGAGCTTTGAACTCCTGTAATCCAAATATGAGGTCTTAGAGTCAACCCAGGATTTCACCAAACCTTTTGCTATAGAGAACTCCTAGCAGCAATCTTTTGGTTAATTTGAACCTTGCCCCCAATTCTATGACTCTTAGTGGCTGTGGTGATCACGCTGAAAGGCTAAGACCTTCAGGCagatggaggaagagaaacaGCAGGAGATGGACTTGAGTCACAAGCTCTGACTTATGACCCAATGTGGTTTTTCCAAGCTCTTTCTTATTCTCTgcttatttgagttttttttgcACTTCGGGGCAAACAGGGCAGATGCTTGCATGTGTGCCTGCATGTGCGCTTTTGAGATGAAGGAAATACGAGATGCGAGTGAGATAGCCCTTGTAGATGCTGTCTTAATCCTAACTCCAACACCTCCCCATCCCTCCTCACCTTCTCTGCAAGCCCCCAGGGGTTTGATAATGGGATAGATTAACTAAGTTTATGAGACCCAAGGACTACCTACAACTCTGTGAGGCAGTGGCCCAGCCAGGAGAGTCGGAGGAAGATTTCAATTTCAAGTATGGGAAGGTAGCAATTCCTAGCTTTCCACTCAAAGAACAGTGgggcaggaaaacaggaattcCTAGGAGGCCCCTGAGCTAAGGAGAGGAGGCTGGTTTAGGACTTGGGGCGCTGGGTGGAGGAAGCTCTCAGTGACTTTCACCGTAGCCTTGAACAAGTCACTGCCATCCCGGCCCTCACAGTAGATTAGGTATAGTTAATGATAAGAATTCAACTCACTTCCGAAAGTATTTCCTGAGCACTTAATTTATGTCATACACAACAATGACATCAGATCTTACTGTGTAAGGATGCGTGCTGGATTCCAGGGACTTTAATGCAGGATTTCTTTACCTCTATTCTTGAGCATACGCTGGAGAGTCCCACTTTCCTGTCAGCAACCACGATGGACCTTAAATGGCAGGGAAAGACTGGGGGTAGGATGCCTAGTTTGAATTGGATCTTGGACTCATGGTTCTGTTCACACACACCCCACGCACACAGACGTGGGAAATTGGAATCACAGATGTGCACAGGCAGAAGATGTGGGTGACCTTAGTCAGATGTTAGAACCTAGTCAAGGACAAGGTCTTGGGAGTATGAGGGGCAGGACCGAAGATAAAGGCAGCAGGAAATCTGGGAAAGAAGacggttttatttttcctttttgagacagattcttactctgtcacccaggctggaatgcagtagtacgatctcagctcactgcaatctctgcctcccagcttcaaatgattctcctgcctccgcctcctgagtagctgggattacaggtgtgcaccaccacgcctggctaatttttgtgtttttagtagagacgaggtttcaccatgttggccaggctggtctcaaactcccaagctcaggtgatccgcctgccttggcctcccaaagtgctgggattacaggtttgagacACTGGGCCTGGCCAGGGAAAGAAGGTGGTCTTGATATGAGGGTGTCAGCCTCAGAAGGACCAGGTGATGGGAGTCCACTCCTGCTTGAACATTCCCTGCTTCCTTTCTGGTCCTAAAGAGAGGCAGCTGGTATAGAAGaaagagcagcagcagcaacttAGGAAGATGTGAGATCAAGTCTTCTCCATTTCCCAGCTAACAGGTTTGGGGAAGTAACTCAAACTCTCTGAGTGTCgatattctcatctgtaaaatgggatattaATATCCTACATGTCTAATACAAAGGGCTGTAGTGAGGCCAAAATGCAAGTAAGGTGAAAGCTCGTTGTGGACTGTGTTCTGTCACGTTAGTTACAAGTCTGCTAAAAGTTGTAGACAAAGCTGTGGGCTTCCTGGTTGGTTAGATCTCGGTTTGAATTCTGTGGTGCCCTAGCATTATGCAAATGTGACATTGAGAAAGCTACTTAATCTCTTGTTCCGTCTTCACAAGGGTGATGATCATGTGATTCATGGTTCGCTAAGGTGCTCAAGGTTTGAGCTCCCCAGTGGATTGTCAGCTGCATGAAAAGACCTTGTCAGTCTTGTTCACCCATGTGGGTGTCGTCAGCCCTGGAATAGTAGCTGGCAGCTAGAGGGTGCTCAGTGAGTAATGTTTGGCTGGTCAGATGAATGCATGAATGTGAAGGAGGAGTCTTCGGAAACACTATAGTCGGGTGTGTTATGATGCTGGTGGTCACGTGTCTCCGAGCACCCTCAGGAGCTtatgttttcctcctttcttgcAGGACTCGGGTCAAGCTGGAAAGCCTGGAAGACGCCTACATTCTGCGGGGAGACGATGATTCCCTCTCCGACAAGCATGGCTGCCCGGCTTACGTAAGCCCAGAGATCTTGAACACCAGTGGCAGCTACTCGGGCAAAGCAGCCGACGTGTGGAGCCTGGGGGTGATGCTGTACACCATGTTGGTGGGGCGGTACCCTTTCCATGACATTGAACCCAGCTCCCTCTTCAGCAAGATCCGGCGTGGCCAGTTCAACATTCCAgagactctgtcacccaaggcCAAGTGCCTCATCCGAAGCATTCTGCGGCGGGAGCCCTCGGAGCGGCTGACCTCGCAGGAAATTCTGGACCATCCTTGGTTTTCTACAGATTTTAGCGTCTCGAATTCAGGATATGGTGCTAAGGAAGTGTCTGACCAGCTGGTGCCGGACGTCAACATGGAAGAGAACTTGGACCCTTTCTTTAACTGAGCTCATGCCCCACAGAGACTGAGCAGGTACCAGGAGTGAGCGAGGGCAGCGGAAAGGAGTTCTTCCAGGGGACACGAATTGCCTGGCTGAGTAGCAAAAAAGACATTCACACTCTTAAGTTTCTTGGTTCAGAGAAGGATAACCTTCAAGGAGCTGACTGACCATGTAGCATGGGCCGGGCAAGAGGCGTGGGATGGGGGTTGGGGTGAGATGGATGGGAGCCCCCCTGGAGCTTGTCTTCCCTAACATAGCCTGGGAGACCACCCCTTGCCACTTGGGCCACTTCCGCCTACCccacttttcattttgttccaaAATAGTTGCAGATCCTCACAGAATGAAAACTCTCTGCCTCAAACACACATCCTGGCATCGCACTGTTAGCATTTAACTTCTTGTTAGGATTCAGGGAAGGAACAGTTGGccaagaatttgtttttctttgaaacaagCCAGCCACCTAGCTGGTAATTAATGaggttcacttaaaaaaaaaaattcggtgCACACAGACTGACATGAAACCTGGGTGCtacactaaaagaaaacaaaagtccaGTTTGTGTCTCTTAATCGCTCACTTCAACTCATTTCTTCTAAATAAACTATTTAATATCCTGGTCAGGAAATGACATGTTAATGCTTTGCTccctgaaggggaaaaaaaatctgtcctttAACAAGCTATTCTGTTTTGTGTCAATTGGTTCGTGGCAGGAAGCTATTAGAAGTCAAACGTCCACATGCATTACTGCTATCTTAGTTtaaagggggaaagaaaagggaagaagaaaggaaaagagaaatccaACTCCTTTTTCATGTTTTGCTTTTGAACGATGAGGGTTTGTGTGACAGGCATTCCTCTGTGCTGAGGTGATAGCAATGGCCTGAGATTTTAGCAAGCTCCTGGAGTCTGACGCTTTTGCAGCACTCTGATCGCAACTAaacatttgtctttgttttattagAAACTAGTGAAACAAAGCAGGTTGTCCCACGTGTATAAAATACAGGGCAGCTATTTCGTTTTCTTTACGGAGAATGATCCTTTTGGCTTGTAAGGCCCTCTGGTTTGGACAAAAAACCCCAGTAGAGACGAGCGGGAAGGATAATTAGCTGAAAGCTATgatgatataaataaaaacagctcTCTATCCCAATACGCACCTTTGTATTTTCAAGAACTCTTCTATTTATTAAGGAAAATGTCACATTGTGATGTATTAAGCCAGTACTTCAATTACGGGTTGACTTGGGATGACATATTACATGCTGTAGTtaacatttatgattttttttccttgtttgagTATTTCTGTCTCTGAAATAACCTTTTACTTGGCTTTTCTAGATAGCTTTATTTGATTTCGAGTGgcaaaatgttttttattatggcttttcTATTGCTGTATGATACAGAACTCTTTTGGCATAAATATTTGTGTTCCCAGTACCTCACTTGTTTGGATTTGACTGCCTGTATATGTTTTGTGAAATGGTCCTGTTTTTGGGTAGGTGACACGTGGACTCTAGTATGTAAATGTTACTTGAATCTGTGCTTCATTATAGTGTGTGGCATGTATGTGCGGCCTCTTGGATGCTTTATGCCTGCGCAGCAGGAGCCCTGTCCTCACGTTCCCAGGAGGGCGGCTTCACCCTTCGTAACCAGGAGACAAGGCGGCCATGGATTTGCCCTTGATTCTATTTTGCTAATGGAAGATATAAAGgagagaaggttttttttttttaacattctgaaGATGGTGCTGTGTCAAGAAggacctttttttcttccctctcccctatTTTTTAAGTACCTTGGAGGAGGAGAGATTGACGACATGCATGGTGGGGATCTATGGCCTCTGGTGCTTTGTCCTGTATTTGGTTTAATGTTTTTGTCCTAATCTCTTCAATCAATAAAATTGTGCGTATTTAACTAAAATATTAGAGTCTggaaaatgatgatttttttttttttttttttttttttgccacctgTGCTTTGTGATCACCACACACCAAGCAGAAGCTCACATCTTCTTACAGGCATTTGCTCTTTCAGGGTGAGCCACTGCTACTAATTTAAGACACGGAATCTCCCTTTCATCATATCGGGGCATATGCTGTCCAATCTGGATGCAATAGCTCACACTGAATCGTTACAACAACTGTAGGTGACCTGACTTACGTTCCTAATACAGATTAGGAAATAAACCCAGAAATGTGCATGCCTTGTCCAAGGTTAAACAACTTGTAAGTGATAGGCCCAAGACTGGACCCCATGTCTGGTTAGCCACCAAGCTTGTTTACTCTTGCTACAATGTTAAGAGTCCGTATGTTCTTAGGGAGAGAGTAACAATAGCTGTGGAGTAACCAGGATTACATAGGGCACAAGTAATCCAGGCTTACACATGGTTTCCCTAGGAAAAGCCGTGTGCTGCAAATTTGGAACTCTCCTAGGAGACCACCCAACTCCCAGCAACAACATCTGCCCGGCAGCCCTTACTTAGTCTGAGATCCGTGAATATCAAGGTTGCTGGGGCTTGATAGACAGTCGCATCTATAGTGTACCTTACTTAACAGAAGTAACTACAGCCCAGAGAAGCTCATTTCTCTCCTGAAATGTTTGCTAAGCACCTCTGTTATTTCAGTGTGTGCTGTGAAGAgacatgaaaacagacaaatgcaATGAGTAGAATGGAGTGGTGGGGTACACTCAGGATTGATGGCAGCCCATCAGATGGGCAACTCCTGTCTAGGTCTGTCAGGAGGTGTCCTGGAATGGGTAGCACCTGAAGCAGAgtccagaaagaaaataatttagataatAAGAGAGACAGTAGCAGCACTCTATGCAGAGGATGGTGTGAGAAGTATTTAGAGACTTGTCCAAGTTAACACCATGAATGCCAAGCCCTGGATGGAGTTCATAAAAGATCTTGCAAAGACTGGATTTTGTGGTGTACAAGAGGATGTGGCCGAAGCAGAGGCTTCCTGGCCAATTGGACCAGTCTTCTAAATTCACAAAGTGCTTATTATTCAGTGACATCCCCTCTGTGTACTTAGCACCTGGCTCAGCAGCAGGCACCtgacccagtgcctggcacatggaggTGTTTAGTAAATAACTTCATGGATATAATTTGTGCCAGGGGAGGTGTCCTCTATATGCTCCAAAATTTTCTTCCAACCCCAGGTGTCTTAAGATACACATTATTATAATAAGAGCAGCCTTTTGCAAGTATTGATGCCTATCATTGACTTTTGCTAGGGCACATATAGGTTGATCCAATTTTTTTGCTCTTCTCCCTGCCTGTGATTAAGCTGACATGCGTCTGTTGCCTAATGAATGCCCGTCTGAATTGCGCACTGTCAAACATTCACCTGTGTGGTtgctgggggcggggggtggtggGTTGCTGGCACGCACACCCCAAGCCACTATATAATGAGCTTCCACCTCGGTGGAAACCCGGACCCAGGAAGCTCCTGGCCCCTTTCCCTCTGAAGACTTAGCCAGTAGAAACCTTTCATTTTCTAATCCCTTTGGGGATAGACACTTTATCCTTTTTCTACCAATCTGGACCTGGGACAGGGCAAGGGGCCTAGGCCACAGGAGTGAGGACAGAGGCATGGGGAGGTAGCAGGCCTGGGCTCTGAGTTTCTACGCTGCTGTGAAATACTTACCTATTGTGAGGACCAAGGCTGTTGGGAGGGTTGACTAAGCTAAAGTGTGTGAAGGGCTTAGCCCTGCCTAGGCTGGAATAGTGACTGTTACTATTATCAGCCACAAGGATTCTAAGGCAGAGTTCTTCTGACTGGGCAGTGGTACCGGAATGGAGACTCTATTAGGATCCATTAAACAGAGGTTACAGAGACCCTCCCCTGCTGCAACCGAAGCCattccacttttatcagtttttactTATCAGTTGTTATGTAGACTTCTAGGGAGGAAAATGAAAAGTTTCACTTGTATATatgtgctatgatctgaatgttcgTGTCCCTCCAAAGTTTATATGCTGGAAACTAATACCAAATGTGATAGCATTAAAAGGCAGGGCCTTTTGGAAGTAAGTCATGAGAGTTCTGTCCTCATGATTAAGATTAGTGGCCTTATAAAGGAAGTTGAGGGGAGCTGccttgtcccttccaccatgtgaggacacagcaagaggcACTATCTTGAAGCAGAGAGTAACCCTCAACAGACTGAACCTGctgccaccttgatcttggacttcccagcctccagaactgggagaaatacatttctattatttataaattacatagtcTAAGGTACTTTGTTATAACAGTCTGAATGGACTGAGATGATATGTTTGAAAACCACTATCAAGTCCAAGTCTTACAACTTTTGATAAAACAACTAAGGTCTAGAGAGGAAACAAAGGCCGAGAGTCACCCAGATAATGGAGTGTGACCTGAAGGACCAAAGTGAGCAAGAGCTTTGTAAATGATGGCCCTGTACAAACTCTAGGGGTTCTTACTAACCCAGCTCTTTTCACTGTAATCCTAGGTCCCTTTCATTGTGGCCTTTTTCCCTGACCCAGCCCACCCTCTTCAGTGATTAGCTCCGTGACCAATATCTTGTAGACGTGCTCTTTCACAGGTATCAGATAATATCTGTAATAATTATGAATTATCAGTTACACACCAGATGTCTTAAAAAGTGTGCCTATTCATCATCTGTGGCTCTTAGATGTATACAAGTTGGATAATTGTCCAGTGTCCTAACAGCAAACAAGGGCCAAAAAATTCAACTTTGGAGCCTGCATCCCTCACTGAGCCCATAAATGCCCCTTGTCAGGTAGGTGTCATTTCTGTGCACTTGAATCCTCAGCCATATATATGACCCCACTGTAGGAACCAAACTCTGAAACAAAGACCTTTCCTAAGAAATGAAGGGAAAGACAAAATAGGAACCAACATTCATTTAATCCACAGATCAGTCTTTCAAGAAAGGTAGCAAGCTTCACAAATGAGTAAAGTGAGCCTGAGAGAGGTTAAACGAATTCAACGAGGCCATACAGCTAATAAATGGTGAATCCTTTATTTAAACCCAGTTGTCACCACCCCCAAAGCTGTTCCATGCTGATACCGCTCGGCGAAGAGACACAAACACTAAAACCTGGGAGCTATTAACAGAacccctcctctctcttcttcccacccATTCTGGGAATGCTATCTGGAGCTCCCAGACCCAAGGGAATAGAGAGGAGATGAAAATACCATTGAAACTGAATGAATTTTTCACCTTTCCCTGAACTTAATCACAATTCAACCAGATTTGGACAGAAGCCTTTGAACACCTAaatcttcttccttcttcaagGAGAAACTTCTCTTCACCAGACTGTTATCGTTTTTAAAGGATGAGCATGATTTTAGTCTGCTCGGATAGTGTAACAAAATATCGTAGatggggtggcttaaacaacaggcgTTGGTTTCTCCCAGTTCGGGAGCCACAAAGTCCAAGATCAGAAGGAGGGCAGATTTAGTGTTTTTTGAGGACTGGCTTCCTGGTGGGCAGACAGCCATTTTCCCGCTGTGTCGTCAcatggaagagagaggagaggggaagcaATCTCTCTCCGGTGTCTTCCTGAgagacactaatcccattcatgagggttacACTCTCTTGACCAATTACCCCCGAAGGCCCTACTTCcaaatcccagcatcttggggattagggtttcaacatatgaattttgaggggacacacaGATTCATTCCATAGCAAGCATCTGATGTAGGGAAAAGAGAACAGGATTTGGAATTGGAAGACCTTAGCTCCATTTCCTGTTCTGCCCATTTATTTACTATGAGATCCCCCAGCAAGTCACTTCACTTGTTGAATCTCTGTTTTCTCATATGTGAAATAGAAACAAAGGGTTGTTGCGAAGATAACTAACTTCTTGTAAATTACCATGCTGCATAAACTGTAAAGTGGTCTACGCATGTAATTACAAGGACAGATGGCCTCAGCAATATGGCAGCTTTTaggtattaaaattaaaaatctaagttGGATTTAAGGGTGAAGGTAAACTAGGACTTGACTGGAAGTGAGTCAACAGCAGCAGGAGATGACCCCTGGGGTTTCCCATCCAGCGAGCATAGGTATCCCCACAGCCCCTAATCTGCAAACCCAGGCTCTGAAGACCCACATGAGATTGATAGGTAGAGGTTGAGGAAGGGCCTCACAGAAAGGAGCCTGATCCATCATGCTACGCCTCCCAGACTGTACTGTCCTTGATATTAACCTCAGAGACCTCTAGCCCAGACCGTGCCTGCAAGAACCTCCAAGAAACCTCCCAGCCCTTCATTCATTCTTGTGTTCTAGGCACAACTATCTGCATGTAGACAGACAAAAGGTGGAGCACCTTTaacttttattctctattttttagtTAACTCATAATATTTCCTGGTATTATGGGTTGAAGTGTTTCTACCCAAAATATATGCTCAAATCTTAACCCTGATACctgtaaatgtgaccttatttgaaaacagggtctttgcaaTTATGATCAAGTTACGATGAGGTCATAATTAGGGTGAGctttaatccaatatgactggtgtccttaaaagAAAGGGTGAAGAAATAGAGATACATCTAGAGAGGAAATAGCCATGCGAATATGGAAACAGGGATTGGAGTGATGCTGCCATAAGCCAAGGAAGGCCTGGGACTACCAGAAGCTTGAAGATGCAAGGAAGCACCCTCCCCTAGAGGCTCTGGATGGAGCACAGCCCTGTCAATACCTTGGTttcaaacttccagcctccaatACTGTGAGTggacaaatttctgttgttttagctGCTCCATGTGTGATACACTAAGAACAAACACACTGGGGATTCTCCTGGAATTCCAGAATATTGCTGAACTATAGggctacaaagaaaaatacaacatgaTTCCTCCTGTAAAAACTTGCATTTCATACTAGTTATGGTATTCACAAGCAGCATAGCCTTGACAGGTCTAGTGCTCCTGTGGGATAATGGAGAGTGTTCTAAATATCAGGTTGCTACCATTGCTTGGGGATCAACCTGGAAGACACAGACCATAAGGAAAGTAAACGTCTTCATTTTTCAGTCAGATAATATCTACAGAAAGTGATACTGGCAGGTAAAAACGGAGCCGCTACGTGGCTATGCAGCTATGGGTGCATACCAACGTCCCAGGTATGTTTCACATCCAGAAGTGCAGTGAACACAAGTTAGCCCATTTATAAGAATTCTTTTCCTCAAGACCTCACCCCTTGTTTCTGGCAGAAAACTCTCCTGTACTCTCACACGTTTTCCCAAGACCATGTGGGGCTCTACCCTTAATTACTATTTACTAAATATTCATGAAGTGTTTCTCATTATGATATTTTCAGAGTAGAGGTCCCATTTTATaggcacgtgtgtgtgcatactTGAACTTCAATTATCGCATTCTCTGCTACATTCGTTCAATCTTCAACTGATTTCTTGGTATACctcattttgtaatttaaaagtcTAACTCACTCCACAGTTCTGCCAGCTATTCCTCCCTTTCGTATTTGCCTCTTCTCAAtgtctttcaaaaacattttttgaggtACCATTGACACATGGTAAAGTGTACGTACTTGTATACAACTTGATAAGTCTGGCATATGTCTAGACTCACAAGAccattaaattttgtatttgacGTGGTATTCTGCGGGTTTTGTTAAACAAACTTGTATTAGTTGCTTTGGGGCAGTTTTCTACACAGatgatcatgttgtctgcaaatggatagttttatttctttccaatcttgatgcttttaattaattattattactatttttgccTGTTGCACTGGCTCAAGCTGCCAGCACAATGTTGAATAGACATAATGAGAGCAGAGATCATTTATATATTTCCTAAATTTCAGTCCACTTGTTATACCAATTATCGAGAAGTGAAGTATTAAAATCCCTGACTATAGTTGTTGgttttgctctttctcttctcaATTCTATCGGTATTTGCTTTATGTGTTTTGTAGCACTGTTATTAGGTGCAAAAATGTTTTGTActgttatgttattttaatgaattgaCCACTTTATAATTATGAAATCACCTCATTGAATTTTGATAACACTCTTTGCTCtgaaatttatattgttttatatcagtatagccactccagcttttttatttttaatttttttttaaattttttttttattttttgagacagagtcttgctctgtcacccaggctgaagagcagtggtgtgattttggctcacggTAAGCTCCggcttctgggttcacgccattcttctgcctcagccgccttagtggctgggactacaggcacccaccaccgtgccccactaattttttgtattttgtttgtttgtttgtttttagcagaggcggggttttaccatgttagccaggatggtctcaatttcctgacctcatgatccacccgcctcagcctcccaaagtgctgggattataggtgtgagccaccgtgcccagccgccactctagctttcttttggttagtatCATCATGATATatcttgttttccatttacttacttttaacctatttatatattcatatttatggTAATTTTCTTATCAGCAGTTTATAGTTTTCTCTTGCATTTTTGTccagtctgacaatctctgccttttcatAACATTTAATGCAATTATTGGTATGATTGGTCTTGAATCAACCAATTTGCTATTTGTCTGCTATTTGTGCCATTTATTCTTtcgttttccttttctctttcttattacattttttaaaaaattaattgagcaCATAATTCCATTGTCTCTCCTTTGCTGGTTTATTAGCTGTAGTTGTGTTTTGTTATTTCAGTGGTTGCTGTCAGATTTTCACTATACTTCCTTAACTTGCAACAGTCTACACTCAAGTGATACTGTGCCACTTTACATATTGTATAAGAACCTTATAACAATAAGAAATAGACTTCTAATGTTTCTTTTCGTATCTTGGGCTCTTTTTgacatgcattttatttcttcaggTTATAAAACCCACAATACgttgttattgtttttacttaaaaCCAACgattatttttagtgtatttaaaataatacaaacaaacaTCTTTATATTTACCTgtgtcattaacattttttatttctttgtgtaccTAAAGAGGCCTGGTAGACCTTGTGCTTCCTTTTGAAGTAGGAGATGAAAGATGCacccatttatattttattctgaaaagaaCATCCTTGATGATTGGATCtttaaaactttgctgaagtggCAGGCCCTAAATTGTCTTAAGGTTTATCTCCCACCCTCTGAATGATAGGTATCTTAATAAGGCTAGCCCATCCATCTtgatcagcataatgtcatcaatgtaatggaatAATGTGATGATCTGTGAGATGTTCAGATGGTTTTATCTTTTCAGACTACATTGTGAAAGAAAGCAGCAGACTTAACACAGTCCTGGGAAAATTGGTGACTATATATTGTTGTCCGTTCCATGTCAGTGCAAACTGTttttgatcttctttttttttttaagaaatggagacatttattctaaaatttacatagaaatgcaaaatgattaGAAGAAActttgagaaagaacaaaattaa
This Theropithecus gelada isolate Dixy chromosome 13, Tgel_1.0, whole genome shotgun sequence DNA region includes the following protein-coding sequences:
- the TRIB2 gene encoding tribbles homolog 2 isoform X2; the protein is MHSFVRTCKKLREEEAARLFYQIASAVAHCHDGGLVLRDLKLRKFIFKDEERTRVKLESLEDAYILRGDDDSLSDKHGCPAYVSPEILNTSGSYSGKAADVWSLGVMLYTMLVGRYPFHDIEPSSLFSKIRRGQFNIPETLSPKAKCLIRSILRREPSERLTSQEILDHPWFSTDFSVSNSGYGAKEVSDQLVPDVNMEENLDPFFN